A genome region from Natronosalvus rutilus includes the following:
- a CDS encoding DUF7511 domain-containing protein, which translates to MTVSETPVKSPTDRSTDVLELLTDEEGTWTMVPMGATGDERMTQWISVDSAVLCELEEMR; encoded by the coding sequence ATGACTGTCTCCGAAACCCCGGTCAAGTCACCTACCGACCGATCAACCGACGTACTCGAGTTGCTCACCGACGAGGAAGGCACCTGGACGATGGTCCCCATGGGTGCAACCGGTGACGAGCGGATGACTCAGTGGATTTCCGTCGATAGCGCCGTGCTGTGTGAACTCGAGGAGATGCGCTGA
- a CDS encoding geranylgeranylglycerol-phosphate geranylgeranyltransferase encodes MATGETIRGLLELTRPMNVVAASVLTFIGGFVAGGVGEAPLHLGAAVGATAFAVGAGNAINDYFDREIDRINQPQRPIPREAVSPRGALAFSLVAFLAAVAFAVTLPPIAIAIAVINLLALITYTEYFKGLPGIGNALVAYLVGSTFLFGAAAVGDVQAAVVLFLLAGVSTLTREIIKDVEDVDGDREEGLNTLPIAIGERLALHIATVLLVVAVVASPFPYLDGYFGVAYLLVVVPADLVMLYAAVESYRNPTAGQSHLKYGMFLAALAFIVGRAALLLT; translated from the coding sequence ATGGCGACGGGAGAGACGATCCGCGGGCTACTCGAACTGACGCGGCCGATGAACGTCGTCGCGGCCTCGGTGCTGACGTTCATCGGCGGGTTCGTCGCCGGCGGAGTCGGTGAGGCGCCGCTGCACCTGGGCGCGGCGGTCGGGGCGACGGCGTTCGCCGTCGGTGCGGGGAACGCGATCAACGACTACTTCGACCGGGAGATCGACCGGATCAACCAGCCACAGCGCCCGATTCCTCGAGAGGCGGTGTCTCCACGAGGGGCGCTGGCGTTCAGCCTGGTCGCGTTCCTCGCTGCCGTCGCGTTCGCCGTCACGTTACCGCCGATTGCGATCGCCATCGCGGTGATCAACCTCCTCGCGCTGATCACGTACACGGAGTACTTCAAGGGGCTGCCCGGAATCGGGAACGCGCTTGTGGCCTACCTCGTCGGAAGTACGTTCCTGTTCGGTGCGGCCGCCGTCGGCGACGTCCAGGCGGCGGTCGTCTTGTTCCTGCTCGCTGGCGTATCGACGCTGACGCGGGAGATCATCAAGGACGTCGAGGACGTCGACGGCGACCGCGAAGAGGGACTCAACACGTTGCCGATCGCGATTGGCGAACGATTGGCCCTCCACATCGCGACGGTCCTGCTCGTCGTCGCAGTGGTGGCGAGCCCGTTTCCGTACCTAGACGGCTATTTCGGCGTCGCGTACCTGCTCGTCGTCGTCCCCGCGGATCTCGTCATGCTGTACGCGGCCGTCGAGAGTTACCGGAACCCGACGGCGGGGCAATCACACCTCAAGTATGGCATGTTTCTCGCGGCGCTGGCGTTCATCGTCGGTCGCGCCGCGTTGCTCCTTACGTAG
- a CDS encoding RAD55 family ATPase, which translates to MYDLADVRPEESIAPGTNVLIAGPPLTGKRNLALDVLASGADGGEGTIIVTTKDSAGKVLTEFTTRTMNDDPDVGVVDCVTKQRGIGTADDDPRIKYASSPVDMTGIGIKLSEYLQDFYEVRGLTENRILLHSISTLLMYSDLQTVFRFLHVFTGRIQSADALGVYVIDSTAHDDQTMNTLKQLFDGVVEIDEGGDGEQTIRTAGLS; encoded by the coding sequence ATGTACGATCTCGCAGACGTCCGCCCGGAGGAGTCGATTGCCCCGGGGACGAACGTGCTGATTGCTGGGCCGCCGCTCACAGGGAAGCGCAATCTCGCGCTCGACGTGCTCGCGAGCGGCGCCGACGGGGGAGAGGGGACGATAATCGTCACGACGAAAGACAGCGCCGGGAAGGTTCTCACCGAGTTTACGACGCGGACGATGAACGACGATCCAGACGTGGGGGTCGTCGACTGCGTGACCAAACAGCGAGGGATCGGCACGGCCGACGACGACCCGCGGATCAAGTACGCGTCCTCGCCGGTCGACATGACCGGAATCGGGATCAAACTCTCTGAGTACCTTCAGGACTTCTACGAGGTACGTGGATTGACCGAAAACCGCATCCTCCTGCACTCGATTTCGACGCTGCTCATGTACTCGGACCTCCAGACCGTGTTTCGATTTCTCCACGTCTTTACCGGCCGAATCCAGAGCGCTGACGCCCTGGGCGTCTACGTTATCGACTCGACGGCCCACGACGACCAGACGATGAACACGCTCAAACAGCTCTTCGACGGCGTCGTCGAGATCGACGAGGGAGGCGACGGCGAGCAGACGATCCGAACGGCTGGATTATCCTGA
- a CDS encoding CoA-binding protein: MPVTDDATLQEILERETIAVVGCSGTPGKAAHDVPTYLHQHGYDVIPVNPYADELLGREAVDELADVDEEIDVVCVFRPNEEVSSIVDAALERADADVIWTQLGIGDEAATKRAEDAGRTVVQDRCMKVEHRRLMA; the protein is encoded by the coding sequence ATGCCAGTAACCGACGATGCCACGCTGCAGGAGATTCTCGAGCGAGAGACGATCGCCGTCGTCGGCTGCTCGGGTACGCCGGGGAAGGCAGCACACGACGTTCCGACGTATCTACACCAGCACGGTTACGACGTGATCCCAGTGAACCCGTACGCCGACGAACTCCTCGGTCGCGAGGCGGTCGACGAACTCGCCGACGTCGACGAGGAGATCGACGTCGTCTGCGTGTTTCGGCCCAACGAGGAGGTGTCGAGCATCGTCGACGCGGCCCTCGAGCGGGCGGACGCCGACGTCATCTGGACGCAACTGGGAATCGGCGACGAGGCCGCCACCAAGCGAGCCGAGGACGCGGGTCGGACGGTCGTCCAGGATCGGTGTATGAAGGTCGAGCACCGGCGGTTGATGGCGTAG
- a CDS encoding PLP-dependent cysteine synthase family protein, with translation MTTYERPLDSVLETIGETPLVRIHEGPTDIPIYAKLETFNPGGSVKDRIGRYMLERMLERGDVAPGGTIIEPTAGNTGIGIAVAAGQLGLDAIFVVPERFSVEKQQLMAALGAEIINTPSSDGMDGAIERAHQLAEELDDAVVPQQFSNPLNTEAHYETTAPEIYEALDGSVGAVVAGCGTAGTLMGLARYAREQDPETYVAAVEPEGSLYGEFLGEDREEGEYKIEGIGTHNVETNELFDPDLVDDVFAVGDRAAHDELARLAAEEGHLVASSAGAASVAARHVAEGIASGEIDAPHESVVTVFPDSSERYLSKGIYRSFEEWEG, from the coding sequence ATGACGACCTACGAGCGACCGTTGGATTCGGTGCTCGAGACGATCGGTGAGACGCCGCTCGTGCGGATCCACGAGGGACCGACCGACATCCCGATCTACGCGAAACTCGAGACGTTCAATCCGGGGGGGAGCGTCAAGGACCGTATCGGCCGCTACATGCTCGAACGGATGCTCGAGCGTGGCGACGTCGCACCCGGTGGGACGATCATCGAACCGACCGCCGGCAACACCGGCATCGGCATCGCCGTCGCCGCCGGCCAGCTGGGACTCGACGCGATTTTCGTCGTCCCCGAGCGCTTCAGCGTCGAGAAACAGCAGCTGATGGCGGCGCTCGGTGCCGAGATCATCAACACGCCGAGTTCGGACGGGATGGACGGGGCGATCGAACGGGCCCATCAGCTGGCCGAAGAACTCGACGACGCCGTCGTCCCCCAGCAGTTCTCCAACCCGCTCAACACCGAAGCACACTACGAGACGACCGCCCCCGAAATCTACGAGGCCCTCGACGGATCCGTCGGCGCCGTCGTCGCCGGCTGTGGGACGGCCGGGACGCTCATGGGTCTCGCTCGCTACGCTCGTGAACAGGACCCCGAAACCTACGTCGCCGCCGTCGAACCAGAAGGCTCCCTCTACGGCGAATTCTTGGGTGAAGATCGCGAAGAAGGCGAGTACAAGATCGAGGGGATCGGCACGCACAACGTCGAGACGAACGAACTGTTCGACCCCGACCTCGTCGACGACGTCTTCGCGGTCGGCGACCGGGCGGCCCACGACGAACTCGCGCGTCTCGCCGCCGAGGAGGGCCACCTCGTCGCCTCGAGCGCCGGCGCGGCCAGCGTCGCCGCACGACACGTCGCCGAGGGAATCGCCAGCGGCGAGATCGACGCCCCTCACGAGTCGGTCGTCACGGTGTTCCCCGACTCGAGCGAGCGCTACCTCTCGAAGGGGATCTATCGCTCGTTCGAGGAGTGGGAAGGGTGA
- a CDS encoding DUF5798 family protein, giving the protein MGLGSTAKKIQSLSDRAEAMYRQVQELQQRIIHLEEEVDDTHNTVTKLDHNVTEQRALLLAIADEHGIDGEQILADAAIDDPEGTDAEESTQTEGNADEDADTDVPAQPSE; this is encoded by the coding sequence ATGGGACTCGGCAGTACGGCCAAGAAGATCCAGAGCCTCTCGGATCGCGCGGAAGCCATGTATCGCCAGGTGCAGGAACTCCAGCAGCGAATCATCCACCTCGAGGAGGAAGTCGACGACACCCACAACACGGTGACGAAGCTCGACCACAACGTCACCGAACAGCGGGCGCTCCTCCTCGCGATCGCCGACGAGCACGGGATCGACGGCGAGCAGATCCTCGCCGATGCGGCGATCGACGACCCGGAGGGAACGGACGCCGAGGAATCGACTCAGACGGAAGGGAACGCGGATGAAGACGCAGACACCGACGTGCCGGCCCAGCCGAGCGAGTAA
- a CDS encoding DUF7548 family protein, producing the protein MYPHQRPPTLGVVAALAYVLAALAPYVLLEVDTSVLEVYYAAGIAGPNLLSLFALVAVVLFAAGRQARTEPDLVAGVTLVLGLVLLAVTALWAVSVPESVAFEAGADWFVYHRWLTTAISAVIPAAAVWYAWTLDLV; encoded by the coding sequence ATGTACCCACACCAGCGACCACCCACGCTCGGGGTCGTCGCGGCGCTCGCGTACGTGCTCGCCGCACTCGCGCCGTACGTCCTCCTCGAGGTCGACACGAGCGTCCTCGAGGTGTACTACGCCGCCGGGATCGCTGGCCCGAACCTGCTCTCGTTGTTCGCGCTCGTCGCAGTCGTCCTCTTCGCGGCGGGGAGACAGGCCAGGACCGAACCGGACCTGGTCGCCGGCGTGACGCTCGTCCTGGGACTGGTCCTGTTGGCCGTGACGGCCCTCTGGGCCGTTTCGGTCCCTGAAAGCGTCGCCTTCGAGGCCGGCGCCGACTGGTTCGTGTACCATCGCTGGCTCACGACCGCGATTTCGGCCGTGATTCCCGCTGCTGCCGTCTGGTACGCCTGGACGCTCGATCTCGTCTGA
- a CDS encoding SprT-like domain-containing protein, whose protein sequence is MSDADSSDIDPSPTIDDELLARARIHARDVDIDVDWDRLEWDVSARAKRRAGACRWQADREVATIVLSRRAYEAYDWETFAAVVRHELVHAWEYQRFGESGHGERFRRVAAELEAPRHCPSFAEPRYVLRCLNDDCDWRARRHRASTPVTTPERYRCGNCGSDYAVEHAESGRRWTTASEYGGAKAALGDDW, encoded by the coding sequence GTGTCCGACGCCGACTCGAGCGACATCGACCCGTCGCCCACCATCGACGACGAACTCCTCGCTCGCGCCCGGATCCACGCGCGAGACGTCGACATCGACGTCGACTGGGACCGCCTCGAGTGGGACGTCTCGGCGCGAGCGAAGCGTCGGGCGGGGGCCTGCCGCTGGCAGGCCGACCGCGAGGTGGCGACCATCGTGCTCTCGCGGCGGGCCTACGAGGCCTACGACTGGGAGACCTTCGCCGCGGTCGTTCGTCACGAACTGGTCCACGCCTGGGAGTACCAGCGCTTCGGCGAGTCGGGCCACGGCGAGCGATTTCGCCGCGTTGCCGCCGAACTCGAGGCCCCGCGTCACTGTCCCTCGTTCGCGGAACCGCGGTACGTCCTGCGCTGTCTGAACGATGACTGCGACTGGCGGGCGCGTCGCCACCGTGCGTCGACCCCGGTGACGACGCCTGAACGATACCGCTGTGGAAACTGCGGGAGCGATTACGCCGTCGAACACGCCGAGAGCGGTCGGCGCTGGACGACCGCGAGCGAGTACGGCGGCGCGAAGGCCGCCCTTGGCGACGACTGGTAG
- a CDS encoding DUF6293 family protein, which produces MDVVKRVHIVPLGYEFDRVLEPICDQRADLVYLLEHPTDDPDRVVPDYREDLVTDLESAAATVRRRECDLTDVYAVLGEVTTLADEHATDSVYVNVSGGGTIAAIGATMACMDVSTDATAYYVEPEGYAHDPTMAPISNGAADVYGLPTYPIESPTRDQIAIMGFLADPAAWDGYHEDRTTPPKKKDCIEFARDVGLSFMADRAPPESHPGGEDKGAFRVLDTHVLDPLETDGYVEIESVGRRRVITLTEQGENAYRAFRHKLEYAENYPGE; this is translated from the coding sequence ATGGACGTCGTCAAGCGCGTACACATCGTGCCCCTCGGCTACGAGTTCGACCGCGTCCTCGAGCCGATTTGCGACCAGCGGGCCGACCTCGTCTACCTCCTCGAGCACCCGACGGACGATCCGGATCGGGTCGTCCCCGACTACCGTGAGGACCTCGTGACGGATCTCGAGTCAGCCGCGGCCACGGTTCGTCGCCGCGAGTGCGATCTGACGGACGTCTACGCCGTCCTCGGGGAGGTGACGACCCTGGCCGACGAGCACGCGACCGATTCCGTCTACGTGAACGTCTCCGGCGGCGGCACCATCGCGGCCATCGGCGCGACCATGGCCTGCATGGACGTCTCGACCGACGCGACCGCCTACTACGTCGAACCCGAGGGGTACGCACACGATCCGACGATGGCACCGATCTCGAACGGGGCCGCGGACGTCTACGGCCTCCCGACCTATCCGATCGAGTCGCCCACCCGCGACCAGATCGCGATCATGGGCTTTCTCGCCGACCCCGCGGCCTGGGACGGCTATCACGAGGACCGGACGACGCCACCGAAGAAGAAAGACTGCATCGAGTTCGCCCGGGACGTCGGCCTCTCGTTCATGGCCGATCGCGCCCCACCGGAGTCCCACCCCGGCGGCGAGGACAAGGGTGCCTTTCGCGTCCTCGACACGCACGTTCTGGATCCGCTCGAGACCGACGGCTACGTCGAGATCGAGTCGGTGGGTCGGCGTCGCGTGATCACGCTCACCGAACAGGGCGAAAACGCGTACCGGGCGTTCAGGCACAAACTCGAGTACGCCGAGAACTATCCTGGGGAGTGA
- a CDS encoding acyl-CoA carboxylase subunit beta produces MNVRIGPGASDEEASAIGTALAEYVGNEVEVYVGDGEEPAVVVSPPDSISSSSHGDGATGAAATNQAAATASATEDDLGPTEREEKLLEEIEEILEGGHEKYKEQLPEEGKLFVRDRIDLWFDGENSKFLFEDGKFAEFDADDRLPADALITGAATFEGRDLHFMANDYTVKRGSMAAKGVEKFLRMQQRALKTGQPVLYLMDSSGGRIDQQTGFFANREGIGKYYYNHSMLSGRVPQICVLYGPCIAGAAYTPVFADFTIMVEGMSAMAIASPRMVEMVTGEKISMQELGGARVHATESGSADLVATDEEHARDLVAQLVTYLPDNADENPPRSEPRAPEKSPDGIDSIVPQHPNRGYDMVDVIERVVDAGSYFELKPDYGKEIITAYARIDGRPVGIVANQPAHRAGAIFPDAAEKAAEFIWKSDAFNVPLLYLCDTPGFMAGSQVEKDAILEKGKKFIYATSSATVPKQTVIVRKAYGAGIYAMGGPAYDPESIIGLPSGEIAIMGPEAAINAVYARKLAEIDDVDERAEEEARLREEYREDIDIHRMASEVVVDEIVPPSSLREELANRFAFYEGLEKDLPSKKHGTIL; encoded by the coding sequence ATGAACGTTCGTATCGGACCGGGTGCGTCCGACGAGGAGGCGTCGGCGATCGGGACGGCGCTGGCCGAGTACGTCGGGAACGAAGTCGAAGTATACGTCGGCGACGGGGAGGAACCGGCCGTCGTCGTCTCGCCGCCGGATTCGATCTCGAGTTCGAGCCACGGCGACGGCGCCACAGGCGCCGCAGCCACCAATCAGGCTGCTGCCACGGCGTCCGCCACGGAGGACGACCTCGGCCCGACCGAACGCGAGGAGAAACTCCTCGAGGAAATCGAGGAGATCCTCGAGGGGGGCCACGAGAAGTACAAGGAACAGTTGCCCGAGGAGGGGAAACTGTTCGTCCGCGACCGGATCGACCTCTGGTTCGACGGCGAGAACAGCAAGTTCCTCTTCGAGGACGGCAAATTTGCGGAGTTCGACGCGGACGACCGCCTCCCGGCGGACGCCCTGATTACGGGCGCGGCCACCTTCGAGGGCCGGGACCTGCACTTCATGGCCAACGACTACACCGTCAAACGCGGATCGATGGCCGCCAAAGGCGTTGAGAAGTTCCTGCGGATGCAACAGCGCGCCCTGAAGACCGGCCAGCCGGTGCTCTACCTGATGGACTCCTCCGGGGGGCGAATCGACCAGCAGACCGGCTTCTTCGCTAACCGCGAGGGGATCGGCAAGTACTACTACAACCACTCGATGCTCTCGGGGCGCGTGCCACAGATCTGCGTCCTCTACGGTCCCTGCATCGCCGGGGCAGCCTACACGCCCGTCTTCGCCGACTTCACCATCATGGTCGAGGGGATGTCCGCGATGGCCATCGCCTCGCCGCGGATGGTCGAGATGGTCACCGGCGAGAAGATCAGTATGCAAGAGCTCGGCGGCGCTCGCGTCCACGCGACCGAGTCCGGGTCGGCCGACCTGGTCGCCACGGACGAGGAACACGCCCGCGACCTCGTCGCCCAGCTCGTCACCTACCTGCCCGACAACGCCGACGAGAACCCGCCTCGAAGCGAGCCTCGAGCCCCCGAAAAGTCCCCGGACGGCATCGACTCCATCGTACCCCAGCACCCCAACCGGGGTTACGACATGGTCGACGTCATCGAGCGGGTCGTCGACGCGGGCAGTTACTTCGAGCTGAAACCCGACTACGGCAAGGAAATCATCACCGCCTACGCCCGGATCGACGGCCGTCCCGTCGGCATCGTCGCCAACCAGCCGGCCCACCGCGCGGGGGCCATCTTCCCCGACGCCGCCGAGAAGGCCGCCGAGTTCATCTGGAAGTCCGACGCGTTCAACGTTCCACTGTTGTACCTGTGTGACACGCCCGGCTTCATGGCCGGTTCGCAGGTCGAGAAGGACGCCATCCTCGAGAAGGGCAAGAAGTTCATCTACGCCACGTCATCGGCGACGGTCCCCAAACAGACGGTCATCGTCCGGAAGGCCTACGGCGCGGGCATCTACGCGATGGGTGGCCCGGCCTACGATCCCGAGAGCATCATCGGCCTCCCGTCGGGCGAGATTGCCATCATGGGCCCCGAGGCGGCGATCAACGCCGTCTACGCCCGAAAACTGGCCGAGATCGACGATGTGGACGAGCGCGCCGAGGAGGAAGCCCGCCTCCGCGAGGAGTACCGCGAGGACATCGACATCCACCGCATGGCCAGCGAGGTCGTCGTCGACGAGATCGTTCCTCCGAGTTCGCTCCGGGAGGAACTGGCCAACCGCTTCGCATTCTACGAGGGGCTCGAGAAGGACCTGCCGAGCAAGAAACACGGGACGATTCTGTGA
- a CDS encoding DUF5658 family protein: MDGLETILWLVVAVSLVGDVVTTFVGLQLGLAESNPVARGVIDNWGLLGMLALKAGAVAVALVCRTVLERTYRPIIPAALALPWVTAVVLNVYLISSVL, encoded by the coding sequence ATGGACGGCCTCGAGACCATCCTTTGGCTGGTGGTCGCCGTCTCGCTCGTCGGCGACGTCGTCACGACGTTCGTCGGCCTTCAGCTCGGCCTCGCGGAGTCCAACCCCGTCGCCCGCGGGGTGATCGACAACTGGGGGCTCCTCGGGATGCTCGCGCTCAAGGCGGGCGCCGTCGCCGTCGCGCTCGTCTGCCGAACCGTCCTCGAACGAACCTACCGGCCGATCATCCCAGCGGCGCTCGCGTTGCCGTGGGTGACGGCCGTGGTGCTCAACGTCTACCTGATCTCATCGGTTCTCTGA
- a CDS encoding GNAT family N-acetyltransferase, translated as MSHLFPDTIETDRLRLERLSSETVDPLAYYRICDSDPAIDDVTRHTPWDPHETPNETLEFLENREDAWNESRSADYVIRPLDSQGEADEIAGTCGLGVDWAKRTGDLGIWLRERFWGQGYSGERADALVTLAFDRLDLEVVSVLVQADNERSLRACDRYVERLGGSRDCRLRNWWTMAVDEPADAIRYTITRASYDPGKRRSAVSLEASR; from the coding sequence CACCTCTTTCCCGACACCATCGAAACCGACCGCCTCCGCCTGGAGCGACTCTCGAGCGAGACGGTCGACCCGCTCGCGTATTACCGGATCTGTGACTCGGACCCGGCCATCGACGACGTGACGAGGCACACGCCCTGGGACCCACACGAGACGCCGAACGAGACCCTCGAGTTCCTCGAGAACCGCGAGGACGCCTGGAACGAATCGCGATCGGCGGACTACGTGATTCGACCGCTGGACAGCCAGGGCGAGGCCGACGAAATCGCCGGCACCTGCGGCCTCGGCGTCGACTGGGCGAAGCGAACCGGCGACCTGGGGATCTGGCTCCGCGAGCGCTTCTGGGGCCAGGGCTACTCAGGCGAGCGGGCCGACGCACTCGTGACCCTCGCGTTCGACCGCCTCGACCTCGAGGTCGTCTCGGTGCTCGTCCAGGCGGACAACGAGCGCTCGCTCCGAGCCTGCGACCGGTACGTCGAGCGCCTCGGCGGGAGCCGGGACTGTCGGCTCCGGAACTGGTGGACGATGGCCGTCGACGAACCGGCCGACGCGATCCGATACACGATCACGCGAGCGAGTTACGACCCGGGGAAGAGGCGATCGGCGGTATCCCTCGAGGCGAGTCGGTGA